From Vagococcus jeotgali, one genomic window encodes:
- a CDS encoding TIGR00282 family metallophosphoesterase: MRLLFVGDVVGSMGRDAISTYLPKLKKKYRPQVTIVNGENAAGGRGITEKIYKKILQDGADVVTLGNHAWDNREIFEFISDAKKLVRPANFPEKTTPGQGIVYVKVNAIELAVINLQARVFMVAVDDPFEVIDRLVEEASQRTPHIFIDFHGEATSEKQALAWFLDGRVSAVVGTHTHVQTNDARILPKGTAYLTDVGMTGPYDGILGMEKSAVIDKFRTALPHRFEVVSEGREIISYCVIDTDDKTGHAKKIEAGVINADHPFRD, translated from the coding sequence ATGCGTTTATTATTTGTAGGAGATGTAGTAGGTTCAATGGGAAGAGATGCCATTAGTACTTACTTACCAAAATTAAAGAAAAAATATCGTCCACAGGTGACGATTGTTAATGGTGAAAATGCGGCAGGTGGCCGTGGTATCACAGAAAAAATATATAAAAAAATTCTTCAAGACGGAGCAGATGTTGTTACTTTAGGAAACCATGCTTGGGATAACCGTGAGATTTTTGAGTTTATATCAGATGCTAAAAAGCTAGTTCGTCCTGCTAATTTCCCAGAAAAAACAACACCTGGGCAGGGGATTGTCTATGTTAAAGTTAATGCAATTGAACTGGCAGTCATTAATTTGCAAGCTAGAGTATTTATGGTAGCTGTTGATGATCCTTTTGAAGTGATTGATAGATTAGTAGAAGAGGCATCACAAAGAACACCACATATTTTTATTGATTTTCATGGTGAGGCGACAAGTGAAAAGCAGGCACTAGCTTGGTTTTTAGATGGTCGTGTATCAGCTGTTGTGGGGACACATACTCACGTTCAAACCAATGATGCTAGAATTTTACCTAAGGGGACTGCTTATTTAACAGATGTTGGTATGACTGGTCCTTATGACGGCATATTAGGTATGGAAAAGTCAGCTGTGATTGATAAATTCAGAACAGCTCTACCACACCGCTTTGAAGTGGTGAGTGAAGGACGAGAGATTATTTCTTATTGTGTGATTGATACTGATGACAAGACAGGCCATGCTAAAAAGATTGAAGCAGGCGTGATAAATGCTGATCATCCATTTAGAGATTAG
- a CDS encoding NAD-dependent epimerase/dehydratase family protein, producing MTQTIVIFGGSGFIGRKVCQKALEHSYHVISISRGGQPKTHKEWMDHPNMTWKSYDVLEDTSWQKDLLDVDYCLNLIGIFFESASQTYDDMIVNTNHLISQWAKEKQIPYLFLSAKLGPIGYIKAKKQAEQEALTRGSDITIIRSGLVVDDNWGLKKRQGQIIQFGYQFPLFKCLLSQVYPVPVDKLANMIISCLKTAKGDSRLIDLTK from the coding sequence ATGACTCAAACTATTGTTATTTTTGGTGGTAGTGGCTTTATTGGAAGAAAAGTCTGTCAAAAAGCTCTTGAGCACTCCTATCATGTCATTAGTATCTCTAGAGGAGGTCAACCAAAGACCCATAAAGAGTGGATGGATCATCCTAATATGACTTGGAAATCCTATGATGTGTTAGAGGATACCTCTTGGCAAAAAGACTTGCTTGATGTAGATTATTGTCTGAACTTAATTGGTATTTTTTTTGAATCAGCCTCTCAAACTTATGATGATATGATTGTTAACACCAATCACTTGATTAGTCAGTGGGCAAAAGAGAAACAAATCCCTTATCTCTTTCTATCTGCTAAATTAGGACCAATTGGGTATATTAAAGCAAAGAAACAAGCTGAACAAGAAGCTTTAACAAGAGGTAGTGATATCACTATTATCCGCTCAGGTTTAGTGGTAGATGATAATTGGGGGCTAAAAAAACGACAAGGACAGATCATACAATTTGGGTATCAATTCCCTTTATTTAAATGCTTACTAAGTCAAGTTTACCCTGTTCCAGTAGACAAACTAGCAAACATGATAATTAGTTGCTTGAAAACAGCCAAAGGAGATAGTCGTTTAATCGATTTAACAAAATAA
- a CDS encoding phosphopantothenoylcysteine decarboxylase domain-containing protein, with protein MNILITAGGTVEAIDSVRYLANHATGRLGKQIAEKMSPECDTVFYIHGPNAVLPELSNILFFPISSVRDLEYTMKRLLTHESITAVIHSMAVSDYELDYTISEVDLAKKLAKTIHHTPDLNEATLTNLIAKELTQYNTSQTTAEKKIRSTSEQLIVVLGKAPKIIHQIKHWQPDTLLIGFKLLVDVPESELVENARESIEKNQADFIVANDLTNINDNQHEAVLVSRKGIEKNFFTKEDIANGLMEVILERKKKHA; from the coding sequence ATGAACATTTTAATTACAGCAGGAGGAACCGTTGAAGCGATTGATTCAGTGAGATACTTAGCTAATCACGCCACTGGAAGATTAGGTAAACAAATTGCTGAAAAAATGAGTCCCGAATGTGACACTGTTTTTTACATTCATGGACCAAATGCCGTATTACCAGAGCTATCAAATATATTGTTTTTCCCTATTTCTTCTGTTAGAGATTTAGAGTATACTATGAAGCGATTATTAACTCATGAATCAATTACAGCAGTTATTCATAGTATGGCAGTGAGTGATTATGAGCTTGATTACACTATCTCAGAAGTCGATTTAGCTAAAAAACTAGCTAAAACAATCCACCATACACCTGATCTAAATGAAGCAACGCTCACTAATCTCATCGCAAAAGAGCTGACTCAATACAATACTAGTCAAACGACAGCTGAGAAAAAAATTAGATCAACTAGTGAGCAACTCATTGTTGTCTTAGGCAAGGCACCAAAAATTATTCATCAAATTAAACATTGGCAACCAGATACGTTATTAATAGGCTTCAAATTATTAGTGGATGTCCCTGAGAGTGAGCTTGTGGAAAATGCTAGGGAAAGTATTGAAAAAAATCAAGCTGACTTCATTGTTGCTAATGATTTGACTAATATCAATGATAATCAACATGAAGCAGTTCTAGTAAGCCGCAAAGGAATCGAAAAAAACTTTTTTACAAAAGAAGATATTGCTAATGGATTGATGGAAGTCATCTTAGAGAGGAAGAAAAAACATGCCTAG
- a CDS encoding flavoprotein produces the protein MPRVLLGVSASISAYKAADLISQLKKQQIDVEVIMTKNSTKIIPPLTLQVLSKETVHLDVMTEQNPLEINHIDLVKRADLFLIAPATANIIGKIANGICDDMLSTTAMAVHDIPKLIAPAMNTYMYSNPAMVDNLTTLEKYDYTIIEPKESLLACGDYGKGALADINVIIDAINKQLF, from the coding sequence ATGCCTAGAGTCTTACTTGGAGTGTCTGCCAGTATTTCTGCTTACAAAGCAGCTGATTTAATCAGTCAACTTAAAAAACAACAAATTGATGTGGAAGTTATCATGACAAAAAACAGCACCAAAATTATTCCACCTCTAACACTGCAAGTTTTATCTAAAGAGACAGTTCACCTTGATGTGATGACTGAGCAAAACCCACTCGAAATAAATCATATCGATTTAGTAAAACGAGCTGATTTATTTTTAATCGCGCCAGCTACAGCTAATATTATTGGTAAAATCGCTAATGGGATTTGTGATGATATGCTATCTACAACAGCCATGGCTGTTCATGATATCCCTAAACTTATTGCCCCAGCGATGAATACCTATATGTATTCAAACCCTGCTATGGTTGATAATTTAACAACACTTGAAAAGTATGATTATACTATCATCGAGCCTAAAGAAAGTTTACTTGCTTGTGGAGATTATGGAAAAGGGGCTTTAGCTGATATTAATGTCATCATTGATGCTATCAATAAACAATTATTTTAA
- a CDS encoding ECF transporter S component: MLKTRRLTLTAIFLAFIIIFSFTPLGFLNLGIIKATLVHIPVIVGAIILGPRIGAFLGLVFGLLSMTVNTITPSILSFAFSPFIPVIGTTQGSLWAVVIALIPRVLVGIIPYYVYKWLYKPDGTLSQKWSLFISGVAGSLVNTLLVMNLIYFLFQSAYAQVTGISVGGGLYNAVLSVIFINGVPEALVAGIVVAAMTGPLLKMYNKNQP, from the coding sequence ATTTTGAAAACAAGACGTCTAACTTTAACGGCTATCTTTCTAGCCTTCATCATTATTTTTTCATTTACACCACTAGGGTTTTTAAATCTTGGCATTATCAAAGCTACACTAGTTCATATTCCAGTTATTGTAGGGGCTATTATTCTTGGTCCTAGAATTGGGGCTTTTTTAGGATTAGTCTTTGGACTACTTAGTATGACAGTTAACACAATCACACCTTCCATCCTATCCTTTGCCTTTTCACCGTTTATTCCGGTTATTGGAACAACACAAGGAAGTTTATGGGCTGTGGTCATTGCCTTAATACCACGTGTTCTTGTAGGCATTATCCCTTATTATGTTTACAAGTGGCTATATAAACCTGATGGCACCTTATCTCAGAAATGGTCACTTTTCATTTCCGGTGTAGCAGGGTCATTAGTTAATACTTTACTAGTTATGAATTTAATATACTTTTTATTCCAATCAGCCTACGCACAAGTGACCGGTATCTCAGTAGGCGGTGGTCTTTATAATGCTGTTCTTAGTGTTATCTTTATTAACGGAGTACCTGAAGCCCTTGTTGCAGGTATTGTTGTAGCTGCTATGACAGGGCCACTTTTAAAGATGTATAATAAAAATCAGCCCTAA
- a CDS encoding alpha/beta hydrolase, translated as MKHIFIQGEKSQPVFVLLHGTGGSEESLIDVGNKLNSKASLLGIKGEVNEQGMARYFRRLREGVYDEVDLYEKGMLLNQFIKQASSEYHFSLNEVVLVGYSNGANIGLHLLLNEASVYRQAILFHPMYPLSQIKEVTLSKTKAFISFGINDPIVPLEESQHVIDILRNRQASVEIFETIGHNLSLEEVEATKNWLQKEV; from the coding sequence ATGAAACATATTTTTATACAAGGTGAGAAGAGTCAACCGGTTTTTGTGTTACTTCATGGTACAGGTGGCTCAGAAGAGTCATTGATTGACGTAGGAAATAAGTTAAATAGCAAAGCCTCTCTTTTAGGTATTAAAGGTGAAGTTAATGAGCAAGGAATGGCTCGTTATTTTAGAAGACTTAGAGAGGGAGTTTATGATGAGGTAGATTTATATGAAAAAGGTATGTTACTTAATCAGTTTATTAAACAAGCTTCCAGTGAGTATCATTTTTCTTTAAATGAAGTGGTATTAGTGGGCTATTCTAATGGTGCCAATATTGGTCTTCATTTATTATTAAATGAAGCTAGTGTGTACCGCCAAGCTATTTTATTTCACCCCATGTACCCACTTAGTCAGATTAAAGAAGTCACCTTATCTAAGACGAAGGCATTTATCAGTTTTGGAATAAATGACCCTATCGTGCCTTTAGAGGAGAGTCAGCATGTGATTGATATATTAAGAAATAGACAAGCAAGTGTTGAAATATTTGAAACTATTGGTCATAATTTAAGTCTTGAAGAGGTAGAAGCAACAAAGAACTGGTTACAAAAAGAGGTTTAA
- a CDS encoding flavin reductase family protein — MLSINPNQLSDRERYKLLIGSIIPRPVALVSTLSKERVINLAPISYFNIVSATPPIVSLSVSRRQGKMKDTAKHLLNQKEAVIHIIDTSIVNDANETAVEFSEDKSELSVTNFSVVPSKIINTPGINEAKIRFETSLYDHIEIKEQDQVSNDLFLLKLEQYYIEEAIFEEGKIDPLGLDPISRLAGSTYATLGKLFDLERP, encoded by the coding sequence ATGTTAAGTATTAATCCAAACCAACTAAGTGATAGGGAACGTTATAAATTGTTAATAGGAAGTATTATTCCTCGTCCTGTTGCATTAGTGAGCACATTATCAAAAGAGCGGGTCATTAATTTAGCACCGATTAGTTATTTTAATATTGTCTCAGCTACCCCACCAATTGTATCCTTGTCAGTTTCAAGAAGGCAAGGGAAAATGAAAGACACAGCCAAACATTTATTAAATCAAAAAGAAGCAGTGATTCATATCATTGATACATCTATCGTCAATGATGCCAATGAAACAGCTGTGGAATTTTCAGAAGATAAAAGTGAGCTAAGCGTGACTAATTTTTCAGTGGTGCCATCAAAGATTATTAATACACCAGGGATTAATGAGGCTAAGATTAGATTTGAAACGAGTTTATATGACCATATTGAAATTAAAGAACAAGATCAAGTTAGTAATGATTTATTTTTATTGAAATTAGAGCAATATTATATTGAAGAAGCTATTTTTGAAGAGGGTAAAATTGACCCTCTTGGACTAGATCCTATTAGTCGTTTAGCAGGATCAACTTATGCTACTTTAGGGAAGTTATTTGATTTAGAGAGACCATAG
- a CDS encoding efflux RND transporter periplasmic adaptor subunit has product MSKKKKIVIGSIIGVIIVVVILFSMGIGKNNKQDTLPENNIEFFTVADVDQVFINGMVTPVKSKEFIQDNSLGKLGKLQVKNGENVEEGTLLYQYTDEATSTQISELNFQIESTQAEKEKTRKQMLLEIDELNKASEQVEEGQDTGAPSRESIELKYDLGSFDIKIGQLQTQVNELNEKQVNQVTAPFSGQVIIPQEQNRDSAIMTLTSNDFYVEGDVNEKDLIKVKEKQPAEVKMIASNEVYQGEVIYVSNTPIQETPAAGAGGSSEGGLSKYIVKLSLKDTKNVKQGFHVQASIKLDKQKIEVPKSAVKEDKDKKQSYVLVDDFGTVLRKNITTTDKGATKDHVVVTSGLESLDKVIVKSDRELKNGEMLNAEGNTNESGTQMSEGE; this is encoded by the coding sequence ATGTCAAAAAAGAAAAAGATTGTTATTGGTAGTATTATTGGAGTCATTATTGTTGTTGTGATTTTATTTAGTATGGGAATTGGAAAAAATAATAAACAAGATACTCTGCCAGAAAATAATATTGAATTTTTCACAGTAGCTGATGTGGATCAAGTTTTTATTAATGGTATGGTGACACCTGTTAAATCTAAAGAATTCATTCAAGACAATTCTCTGGGTAAATTAGGTAAACTACAAGTAAAAAACGGAGAAAATGTCGAAGAGGGAACTCTTTTGTACCAATACACAGATGAAGCCACTAGTACTCAAATTAGCGAGTTGAACTTTCAAATAGAATCAACTCAAGCAGAAAAAGAAAAAACTAGAAAGCAAATGCTATTAGAAATAGATGAATTAAACAAAGCAAGTGAGCAAGTTGAAGAAGGACAAGATACAGGGGCACCATCTAGAGAGTCCATTGAACTAAAGTATGATTTAGGTAGTTTTGATATTAAAATCGGACAATTACAAACACAAGTCAACGAACTTAACGAAAAACAAGTTAATCAAGTCACTGCTCCTTTTAGTGGCCAAGTGATTATTCCTCAAGAGCAAAATAGAGATAGTGCTATCATGACTTTAACTTCTAATGATTTTTATGTAGAAGGTGACGTCAATGAAAAAGATTTGATTAAAGTAAAAGAAAAGCAACCAGCTGAAGTGAAAATGATTGCTAGTAATGAAGTGTATCAAGGTGAAGTTATCTATGTTTCAAACACACCTATTCAAGAAACACCTGCTGCAGGAGCTGGAGGTAGTAGTGAAGGTGGTTTATCAAAATATATTGTCAAATTATCTTTAAAAGACACAAAAAATGTTAAACAAGGATTCCACGTCCAAGCTTCTATTAAATTAGATAAACAAAAAATAGAGGTTCCTAAATCAGCAGTTAAAGAAGATAAAGATAAAAAACAATCCTATGTGTTAGTGGATGATTTTGGTACAGTCCTTAGAAAAAATATCACCACAACAGACAAAGGTGCTACTAAAGATCATGTTGTAGTAACTAGTGGACTTGAGAGTTTAGATAAAGTGATTGTTAAAAGTGATCGTGAGCTTAAAAATGGTGAAATGCTAAATGCTGAAGGGAATACTAATGAATCTGGTACACAAATGAGTGAGGGGGAATAA
- a CDS encoding ABC transporter ATP-binding protein: MTDNIKQDTPLVNIVEMDKYYPVGKEQLHVLKKLNLTIEQGEFLMIMGKSGSGKTTLMNIIGFLDQSSDGAYLFNNQDVSTLSENQKSDLRNKYVGFIFQQFFLIQSLNVRQNVELPMIYEGKRRESERKVIAEEYLKLVGLEGKENSKTTELSGGQQQRVAIARALVNDPLLIMADEPTGALDSQTSRDIMGILSDLNKQGKTIVMVTHDPDMRKYATRVIYMKDGIFLNEEEYLNG; encoded by the coding sequence ATGACTGATAATATCAAACAAGACACTCCCTTAGTTAACATTGTGGAGATGGATAAATATTACCCTGTAGGAAAAGAGCAGCTCCATGTATTGAAAAAGTTAAATTTAACTATTGAACAAGGTGAATTTCTAATGATTATGGGAAAGTCAGGTAGCGGAAAAACAACTTTAATGAATATTATCGGCTTTTTAGATCAATCATCTGACGGGGCTTATCTATTTAATAATCAAGATGTATCGACTTTAAGTGAAAATCAAAAATCTGATTTACGAAACAAATATGTCGGCTTTATTTTTCAACAGTTCTTCTTAATCCAATCACTAAATGTTAGACAAAACGTAGAGCTACCTATGATTTATGAAGGTAAGCGCCGGGAATCTGAGCGTAAAGTAATAGCTGAAGAGTACCTGAAACTAGTGGGTTTAGAAGGAAAAGAAAACTCTAAAACAACCGAATTATCAGGCGGACAACAACAACGTGTTGCCATTGCCAGAGCGTTAGTGAATGATCCTCTACTAATTATGGCAGATGAGCCAACTGGTGCTCTAGATAGTCAGACTAGCCGTGATATTATGGGGATTTTATCTGATTTAAACAAACAAGGAAAAACCATTGTAATGGTCACTCACGATCCTGATATGAGAAAATATGCGACTAGAGTGATTTATATGAAAGATGGCATTTTCTTAAATGAGGAGGAGTATTTAAATGGTTAA
- a CDS encoding ABC transporter permease produces MVKNLLLSTFLSLRAHKLRVFLTMVGIIIGIAAVVTVSAIGEGMKQSSMKVLESTDASTARLIYNVDMDDETSANEVSLETFAFSRSDLKTLRKLDGVDNISADYGYGFASSESITATISYFSAIGSGQIKPYTSPDKTIAFGSDFSEDDMDRNNIILSYDTMQTALNVKKPEDIIGRAIDVDGEKFQVIGVKKKIGGSDMITDDSVFSNTVPKKAYNELAKNKPINAINLKVAPSADRTAVITAANDLLKEYHPDLVGKFEEDRTNEQMRQQIEQMLQAVISGLILITAISLLVGGIGVMNIMYVSVSERKREIGIRRAIGAKPANILIQFLLEAAFITLIGGIIGILLGWGFASLLTSLVPGVQAVVSPKMAMISASISAGIGLFFGVIPAINAAKMDPIKAIYQ; encoded by the coding sequence ATGGTTAAAAATTTATTGCTAAGTACTTTTCTAAGTCTGAGAGCTCATAAACTTAGAGTTTTTCTAACTATGGTTGGTATTATAATTGGGATTGCAGCTGTTGTGACAGTCTCAGCCATTGGTGAGGGGATGAAGCAAAGTAGTATGAAAGTGTTGGAGTCTACTGATGCTTCTACCGCTCGCTTAATCTATAATGTAGATATGGATGATGAAACAAGTGCTAATGAAGTCTCTCTAGAAACCTTTGCTTTTAGTCGATCTGATTTAAAAACTCTAAGAAAACTAGATGGTGTAGATAATATTTCTGCAGATTATGGTTACGGATTTGCCTCTAGCGAGAGTATTACAGCTACTATTTCATATTTTAGTGCTATTGGTAGTGGACAAATCAAGCCATATACGTCTCCTGATAAAACCATAGCTTTTGGTTCTGATTTTTCTGAAGATGATATGGATCGAAATAATATTATTTTAAGCTATGACACCATGCAAACTGCTCTTAATGTCAAAAAACCAGAAGATATTATTGGACGGGCTATTGATGTTGATGGGGAAAAATTTCAAGTCATTGGTGTTAAGAAAAAAATTGGGGGCAGTGATATGATTACAGATGATTCTGTTTTTTCCAACACAGTCCCTAAAAAAGCTTATAATGAGTTAGCCAAAAACAAACCTATTAATGCCATTAATTTAAAGGTAGCACCTTCAGCTGATCGTACGGCTGTCATTACAGCTGCCAATGATTTATTAAAAGAATACCATCCAGATTTGGTTGGAAAGTTTGAAGAAGATAGAACAAACGAACAGATGCGCCAGCAAATAGAGCAAATGCTACAAGCTGTTATCTCTGGTTTAATTTTGATTACAGCTATTTCTCTGCTTGTTGGTGGAATTGGCGTGATGAATATTATGTATGTCTCTGTTTCAGAACGTAAACGAGAAATTGGAATTAGGCGAGCAATTGGGGCAAAGCCTGCTAATATTTTAATTCAATTTTTACTAGAAGCTGCCTTTATTACTTTAATTGGTGGTATTATCGGAATACTTCTTGGTTGGGGATTTGCTAGTCTATTAACCAGTCTAGTACCTGGCGTCCAAGCTGTAGTTAGTCCTAAAATGGCAATGATTTCAGCTAGTATTTCAGCTGGTATTGGTCTATTCTTTGGTGTCATTCCAGCAATCAATGCTGCTAAGATGGATCCTATCAAAGCCATTTATCAATAA
- a CDS encoding 3D domain-containing protein, whose protein sequence is MLKSKRITIAIMSLMVLFSSPVSLLAAASESDVKKESVEISTKIDKALDDVNAKYRDVENLKTEVSKTESSIESTEQEIKDTQVSIKRRKESIGSRMQNIQSNGSSMSVIDALMNSNSISDFINRAYAITVLQGAEKSKVDSLSQDQEHLEKLKSELIKDRENLAMKQAAVEEETMILENQVSDLKVELSSNEALLNKLANERIVKEVRKEKEAIKETTKATKEEKETSHSSEEVSESSSSASSSEVSSETSESSEESKPSDNGPSPESSNGGTTMTMESTAYSYSEAGASHLTATGIDLRENSRVIAVDPSVIPLNSLVEVSGYGFAIAADTGGAIKGNIVDVHFNTVEECNNWGRRMVSVTVL, encoded by the coding sequence TTGTTGAAATCAAAAAGGATAACCATTGCAATCATGAGTTTAATGGTATTATTTAGTTCTCCAGTGTCATTACTTGCAGCAGCAAGCGAAAGTGATGTCAAGAAGGAAAGTGTTGAGATTAGTACAAAAATAGATAAAGCATTAGATGATGTTAATGCTAAGTATCGTGATGTAGAAAATTTAAAAACAGAAGTATCAAAAACAGAAAGTTCAATTGAATCAACAGAGCAAGAAATCAAAGATACTCAAGTTAGTATTAAACGTCGGAAAGAGTCAATTGGTTCACGTATGCAAAACATTCAATCTAATGGAAGTAGTATGAGTGTGATTGATGCTTTAATGAATTCTAATAGTATTTCTGATTTTATTAATCGTGCTTATGCGATTACTGTTTTACAGGGTGCTGAAAAATCTAAAGTGGATTCATTATCACAAGATCAAGAGCATTTAGAAAAATTAAAATCTGAGCTAATAAAAGATAGAGAAAATTTAGCTATGAAACAAGCAGCTGTTGAAGAAGAAACAATGATATTAGAAAATCAAGTATCTGATTTAAAAGTTGAATTATCTTCAAATGAAGCTCTGCTTAATAAATTAGCTAATGAACGTATCGTCAAAGAAGTTAGGAAAGAAAAAGAAGCTATTAAAGAAACGACTAAAGCAACTAAAGAAGAAAAAGAAACAAGCCACTCAAGTGAAGAAGTATCAGAATCATCAAGTAGTGCGTCATCTTCAGAAGTAAGCTCAGAAACAAGTGAGTCAAGTGAAGAGTCAAAACCAAGTGATAATGGTCCAAGTCCAGAATCATCAAATGGTGGTACGACTATGACGATGGAATCAACAGCTTACTCTTACAGTGAAGCTGGAGCATCGCATTTAACAGCAACAGGAATTGATTTAAGAGAGAATTCTCGTGTTATTGCTGTAGATCCAAGTGTTATCCCTTTGAATTCATTAGTTGAGGTATCAGGCTATGGTTTTGCTATTGCGGCTGATACGGGTGGAGCAATTAAAGGTAATATTGTTGATGTTCATTTTAATACAGTAGAAGAATGTAATAACTGGGGTCGTCGTATGGTAAGTGTCACAGTTCTATAA
- a CDS encoding nucleoside 2-deoxyribosyltransferase, which produces MSKTIYFASPLFSNMERTYNELFVEKIRESYPEINVYLPQEQLVINDKHSFADSKMIATFDTNALLQSHLMIAILDGATIDVGVASEIGVAYQAGIPIVGLFTDSRQDGATNKSKLKALSEVAESQFPYVNLYTVGLIKLNGIIVTNEDDVIDAITEYIK; this is translated from the coding sequence ATGTCAAAAACAATCTACTTTGCAAGCCCTTTATTCTCAAATATGGAGCGAACTTATAATGAACTTTTTGTTGAAAAAATAAGAGAATCATACCCTGAAATTAACGTATACCTACCACAGGAACAATTAGTTATCAATGATAAACACAGCTTTGCAGACTCAAAAATGATTGCAACATTTGATACAAATGCTTTGTTACAAAGTCATCTCATGATTGCAATATTAGACGGAGCAACCATTGATGTCGGGGTTGCCTCAGAAATTGGTGTCGCTTATCAAGCTGGTATTCCAATTGTTGGGTTATTTACAGATAGTAGACAAGATGGAGCAACAAATAAATCAAAGTTAAAAGCTTTGTCTGAAGTAGCAGAATCTCAGTTTCCATATGTTAACTTATATACAGTTGGCTTAATTAAACTAAATGGTATTATCGTAACGAATGAAGATGACGTCATTGATGCTATTACTGAATATATTAAATAA
- a CDS encoding YjjG family noncanonical pyrimidine nucleotidase — protein sequence MSKYKYVIFDIDNTLLDFSKSEYKALQKVFAKQGVVFNEETFEQYKKINGELWHQLEEGKISKEYLLEQRFYRFFLEHHIVVNGAKVDQDFRHYLEENNDLMDGAIELLEDIKGKGYTVFAGTNGIGSTQRIRLKNAQMDHFFDELFISEEVGFEKPDVRFFDYIFNQERITDKSTVIMIGDSLTSDIEGARRVGIDSIWIEDGKELPEDFASKKVRFLNEISQII from the coding sequence ATGTCTAAATATAAGTACGTTATTTTTGATATTGATAATACCTTACTAGATTTTAGTAAGTCAGAATATAAAGCACTACAAAAAGTATTTGCTAAACAGGGTGTGGTTTTTAATGAGGAGACCTTTGAGCAGTATAAGAAAATCAACGGAGAGTTGTGGCATCAACTTGAAGAAGGGAAAATTAGTAAGGAGTATTTATTAGAGCAACGTTTTTACCGTTTCTTTTTAGAACATCATATAGTCGTTAATGGAGCCAAGGTTGACCAAGATTTTCGCCACTATTTAGAAGAAAATAATGATTTAATGGATGGAGCCATTGAATTATTGGAAGATATCAAAGGAAAAGGGTATACTGTATTTGCAGGGACAAATGGTATAGGTAGTACACAAAGAATTCGTTTGAAAAATGCACAAATGGATCATTTTTTTGACGAGTTATTTATATCTGAAGAAGTTGGGTTTGAAAAACCAGATGTTAGATTTTTTGATTATATTTTTAATCAGGAAAGAATTACTGATAAATCAACAGTTATTATGATAGGGGATAGTTTGACATCTGATATTGAAGGAGCAAGACGAGTAGGGATAGATTCTATTTGGATTGAAGATGGTAAAGAACTACCAGAAGATTTCGCATCAAAAAAAGTTCGTTTTTTGAATGAAATATCCCAAATAATATGA
- a CDS encoding folate family ECF transporter S component: MEKNRFTAKSVALMGVLMGLQIILTRFVSIQLPTVRIGFAFIAVVLMAMMFSPVIAGVANALADFIGITLFPVSAGFFPGFSVSAFLTAFLYGVFYYKKEITLTRIIIVNCIVTIFVNLGLNTFWLYLMYGPGIVASIPSRIVSSLILLVVHIIGTYWIVNVNVIKQQLLRFNS, translated from the coding sequence ATGGAAAAGAATAGATTTACCGCAAAATCGGTTGCTTTAATGGGGGTATTAATGGGGTTACAAATTATTTTGACTAGATTTGTCTCCATACAATTACCTACTGTTCGAATTGGTTTTGCTTTTATTGCTGTTGTACTTATGGCTATGATGTTTTCACCGGTTATTGCTGGTGTTGCTAATGCCTTAGCAGATTTTATTGGGATTACTTTATTTCCAGTATCTGCTGGATTTTTCCCAGGATTTAGTGTGTCTGCTTTTTTAACAGCCTTTTTATACGGTGTTTTTTACTATAAAAAGGAAATAACCTTAACAAGGATTATCATTGTCAACTGTATAGTGACGATTTTTGTTAATTTAGGTTTAAACACATTTTGGTTGTACTTAATGTATGGTCCAGGGATTGTTGCCAGTATTCCAAGTAGAATAGTAAGTTCACTCATATTACTTGTAGTTCATATTATTGGTACGTATTGGATTGTCAATGTCAATGTTATTAAACAACAATTATTGCGTTTTAATTCTTAA